One genomic segment of Ancylobacter sp. IITR112 includes these proteins:
- a CDS encoding autotransporter domain-containing protein has product MMAATNRYFSTTSRLALAAAGALIAAPLAFGPGAHAASFVVTDGETVTTAQSVSGTDTGLIEEGGTLNVTGTAITWSDSATGTGVDLRNDGTIISSSRALDSASKVSGTLTFTNSGSITTGDDTVRINGAFANGALYVVNTGSMTATSGQVLDLNKATAESAIVEIDNSGTITAEDNDAIRFGAGTIVLTNSGTIQTLESESRALKFDDDEAIDTLVSFTLVNEEGGRILGMDDGFKFAADSDTSDAKITITNYGLIDGGDGQALDFADLTSPSNQISILNYGTLQSSTADGIRPGAGASVTNYGLIQSTDLTSDGDGIDFQEAGGSVYNGATGEIIGAKHGVTGDGAVTVENAEGGLIVGRNGSGINIDSTGDTLVTVTNYGTIRGEVTGLIDEEGTDSVPDGDGDGVDVDGQVLLNNYGLIQGTGASGTKDGEPNTADGIAAGGGIIYNHKTGIIEAFDNYPNEDSDDVGRAILIDDSAQGAAPFATQLFNEGIIRSDGPTVTFIGMQDDIIVNAGLISTEGEVAVDMGGGDDLFVYVAGSEVVGLVLGNDGYNTLELGGVGTFDLSLLGDEAQYRDFGTLLVGELSSFTGTGTSTFDGEVQIDGSFVLNGSLAAASVAVEEGGFLGGNATVGDLVVGTGATVAPGNSIGTVNVLGTTVFEAGSFYEVELSGLTSDQIVTDTLTLNGGTVVVSAIGPVYTGTPYEIISASDTTTPSSQFTLEDPNFLFVDAALGRDDASVTLTLTRNDVAFTSLAHTANQASVAAALDRADGSRLQATVLAGTEGQEQAIRAGYDLLSGEVHAAVGTTLYFQSTLVADTLIGRLRQTSATGASPALAALATGGPVTAYAAKAPEAASPFPVKALPPEPAGPVYAAWAQGFGQWNSANGTGNSADVDSSLGGFLAGGDVTSGNYTFGLAAGYASASLDVDDRMSSADADTVLLAAYAGANFDAFRLRGGASYGWSSIDTTRTVSMLSLLENPLGSYDGSTANIFVEAAYAMEAGGVAFEPFAQMAWSWIDTDSFTETGAFTSGLASSGLSYDVPYSTLGLRLATTLAMGEGTVTPHASFAWRHAYGDITPELGMSFASTGTAFTVAGAPIAEDSFVLGAGIDFAVGEAVRLNLGYEGQFASDVNTNAIKGGFTYRF; this is encoded by the coding sequence ATGATGGCCGCCACGAATCGCTATTTTTCGACGACCAGCCGCCTTGCTCTGGCCGCGGCCGGCGCGCTCATTGCCGCGCCTCTGGCCTTCGGCCCGGGTGCGCACGCCGCCTCCTTCGTGGTGACGGACGGCGAGACCGTGACCACGGCGCAGTCCGTGTCCGGCACCGATACCGGCCTCATCGAGGAGGGTGGCACGCTAAATGTCACCGGCACCGCCATCACCTGGAGCGATTCGGCGACCGGCACCGGCGTGGACCTGCGCAATGACGGCACCATCATCAGCAGCAGCCGGGCGCTCGACAGCGCGTCCAAGGTGAGCGGCACGCTGACCTTCACCAATAGCGGCTCCATCACCACAGGCGACGACACGGTGCGGATCAACGGCGCCTTCGCCAATGGCGCGCTCTATGTGGTCAACACCGGTTCGATGACCGCGACCAGCGGCCAGGTGCTGGATCTCAACAAGGCGACGGCGGAAAGCGCCATTGTCGAGATCGACAATAGCGGCACCATCACCGCCGAGGATAACGACGCCATCCGCTTCGGCGCGGGAACGATCGTGCTGACCAATTCCGGCACGATCCAGACGCTCGAGTCCGAAAGCCGCGCCCTGAAGTTCGACGACGATGAGGCCATCGACACGCTGGTGTCGTTCACCCTCGTCAACGAGGAGGGCGGCAGGATTCTCGGCATGGATGACGGCTTCAAATTCGCCGCCGATTCCGACACGTCCGACGCGAAGATCACGATCACGAATTACGGCCTCATCGACGGTGGCGATGGCCAGGCGCTCGATTTCGCCGACCTCACCTCGCCGAGCAACCAGATCTCCATCCTCAATTACGGCACGCTGCAGTCGTCCACGGCCGACGGCATCCGGCCCGGTGCCGGTGCCAGCGTGACCAATTACGGTCTCATCCAATCCACCGACCTCACCAGCGACGGCGACGGCATCGACTTCCAGGAGGCCGGCGGCAGCGTCTATAATGGCGCGACCGGCGAGATCATCGGCGCCAAGCACGGCGTGACCGGCGACGGCGCGGTGACAGTCGAGAATGCCGAGGGCGGGCTGATCGTCGGCCGCAACGGTTCGGGCATCAACATCGACAGCACCGGCGACACGCTCGTTACCGTCACCAATTACGGCACCATCCGAGGCGAAGTCACCGGCCTCATCGACGAGGAAGGCACGGACAGCGTGCCGGACGGCGACGGCGACGGCGTCGATGTCGACGGCCAGGTGCTGCTGAACAATTACGGGCTGATCCAGGGTACCGGTGCGTCTGGCACCAAGGATGGCGAGCCGAACACGGCGGACGGCATCGCGGCCGGCGGCGGCATCATCTACAATCATAAGACCGGCATCATCGAGGCTTTCGACAATTACCCGAACGAGGATTCGGACGATGTCGGCCGGGCCATTCTGATCGACGACAGCGCGCAGGGGGCGGCTCCCTTTGCCACCCAGTTGTTCAATGAGGGCATCATCCGCTCCGACGGTCCGACCGTGACCTTCATCGGCATGCAGGACGACATCATCGTCAATGCCGGTCTCATCAGCACCGAGGGCGAGGTGGCGGTCGATATGGGCGGCGGCGACGACCTGTTCGTCTATGTCGCCGGAAGCGAGGTCGTGGGTCTGGTCCTCGGCAACGATGGCTATAACACCTTGGAACTCGGCGGCGTCGGCACGTTCGACCTCTCCCTGCTTGGCGACGAGGCGCAGTATCGCGATTTCGGCACGCTGCTGGTGGGCGAACTCTCCAGCTTCACCGGCACCGGCACCTCGACCTTCGACGGCGAGGTGCAGATTGACGGCAGCTTCGTGCTCAACGGTTCGCTGGCGGCAGCCTCGGTGGCGGTCGAGGAGGGCGGCTTCCTCGGCGGCAATGCCACGGTCGGCGATCTCGTCGTCGGCACCGGCGCCACGGTCGCCCCGGGCAATTCCATTGGTACCGTCAACGTGCTCGGCACCACGGTGTTCGAGGCCGGGTCCTTCTATGAGGTCGAGTTGAGCGGGCTCACCTCGGACCAGATCGTCACCGACACGCTGACCCTGAATGGCGGCACGGTGGTCGTCTCGGCCATCGGCCCGGTCTATACCGGCACGCCGTATGAGATCATCTCCGCCAGCGATACCACCACGCCGTCGAGCCAGTTCACGCTGGAAGACCCGAACTTCCTGTTCGTCGATGCCGCGCTCGGCCGCGACGACGCCTCGGTGACGCTGACGCTCACCCGCAATGACGTGGCCTTCACCAGCCTCGCCCACACCGCCAACCAGGCGAGCGTCGCCGCCGCGCTCGACCGCGCCGATGGCAGCCGCCTGCAGGCCACCGTGCTCGCCGGCACCGAAGGGCAGGAACAGGCGATCCGCGCCGGCTACGACCTGCTGTCGGGCGAGGTCCACGCCGCGGTCGGCACGACGCTCTACTTCCAGTCGACGCTGGTAGCCGACACGCTGATCGGCCGCCTGCGCCAGACCTCCGCCACCGGTGCCTCGCCCGCTCTGGCGGCGCTCGCCACTGGCGGCCCGGTGACCGCCTATGCCGCCAAGGCGCCGGAAGCGGCGAGCCCGTTCCCCGTCAAAGCGCTGCCGCCTGAGCCGGCGGGCCCGGTCTATGCCGCCTGGGCGCAGGGCTTCGGCCAATGGAACTCGGCGAACGGCACCGGCAATTCGGCCGACGTCGATTCCTCGCTCGGCGGCTTCCTCGCCGGTGGCGATGTCACCTCCGGCAATTACACCTTCGGTCTCGCCGCCGGATATGCTTCCGCCAGCCTCGATGTCGACGACCGGATGAGCAGCGCCGATGCCGACACGGTGCTTCTCGCCGCCTATGCCGGCGCGAACTTCGATGCCTTCCGCCTGCGCGGCGGCGCCTCCTATGGCTGGAGCAGCATCGACACCACCCGCACGGTCTCCATGCTGAGCCTGCTGGAAAACCCGCTCGGCTCCTATGACGGCTCGACCGCCAACATCTTCGTCGAGGCGGCCTATGCGATGGAAGCGGGCGGCGTGGCCTTCGAACCCTTCGCGCAGATGGCGTGGAGCTGGATCGACACGGACAGCTTCACCGAGACCGGGGCCTTCACCAGCGGCCTCGCCTCCTCCGGCCTGTCCTATGACGTGCCTTACTCGACGCTCGGCCTGCGCCTCGCCACCACGCTCGCCATGGGCGAGGGCACGGTGACGCCGCATGCCAGCTTCGCCTGGCGGCACGCTTATGGCGACATCACTCCCGAACTCGGCATGAGCTTCGCCTCCACCGGCACCGCCTTCACCGTGGCCGGCGCGCCGATCGCCGAGGACAGCTTCGTCCTCGGCGCCGGCATCGACTTCGCCGTGGGCGAGGCGGTGCGGCTCAATCTCGGCTATGAGGGACAGTTCGCCAGCGACGTGAACACCAACGCGATCAAGGGCGGCTTCACCTACCGCTTCTGA
- a CDS encoding acetoacetate decarboxylase gives MKIDDVRRTAYSMPLTSPAFPRGPYRFFNREFFVITYRTDPAALEKVVPEPLKVVDPIVKYEFIRMPDSTGFGDYTETGQVIPVELNGVKGGYVHSMYLDDEAPIAGGRELWGFPKKLARPSLKVESDTLVGTLNYGSVLVASATMGYKYQALDKAALHASLLGPNWVLKIIPHVDGTARVCELVEYYLEDITVYEAWTGPAALGLFPHALADVSRLPVLEVISAAHFRTDLTLGLGKVAFDYLKD, from the coding sequence ATGAAGATCGACGACGTTCGCCGCACTGCCTATTCCATGCCGCTCACCAGCCCCGCCTTTCCCCGGGGGCCGTATCGCTTCTTCAATCGCGAATTCTTCGTCATCACCTACCGCACCGATCCGGCGGCGCTGGAGAAGGTGGTGCCCGAACCGCTCAAGGTGGTCGACCCGATCGTCAAATATGAGTTCATCCGCATGCCGGATTCCACCGGCTTCGGCGACTACACCGAGACCGGGCAGGTGATCCCGGTCGAGCTGAACGGCGTCAAGGGCGGCTATGTCCACTCCATGTATCTGGACGACGAGGCCCCCATCGCCGGCGGGCGCGAATTATGGGGCTTTCCCAAGAAGCTGGCCCGCCCGAGCCTGAAGGTGGAGAGCGACACGCTGGTGGGCACGCTCAACTATGGCAGCGTGCTCGTCGCTTCGGCGACCATGGGCTATAAATATCAGGCGCTGGACAAGGCGGCGCTGCACGCTTCGCTTCTGGGGCCGAACTGGGTGCTGAAGATCATCCCCCATGTCGACGGCACGGCCCGGGTGTGTGAATTGGTCGAGTATTATCTAGAAGACATCACGGTTTACGAGGCATGGACCGGACCGGCGGCGCTCGGCCTGTTTCCGCATGCGCTGGCCGATGTCTCCAGGCTGCCGGTGCTGGAAGTGATCTCGGCGGCGCATTTCCGCACCGACCTTACCCTCGGCCTCGGCAAGGTGGCGTTCGACTATCTGAAGGACTGA
- a CDS encoding Ldh family oxidoreductase, with product MEGSVARVAFHSRPLSLDAARAYAARVLERFGAAPGNAEVTADALVRAEADGLATHGLTRLPSYSAMVAAGKIDGHAVPRLRAVAPAVLAVDAANGFAYPALAHGLPELAAMARASGVALMAVRRSSHFGVAGQPVETLANEGLVGLAFSNASASIAPWGGKRAVFGTNPIAFATPLKGRAPTVVDLSVARVARGNLLAAVQRGEESIPEGWAFDRDGNPTTDAKAGLAGTMVPMGDAKGTALAFVIEVMAAALTASTFSFDAPSFFDGEGPPAAVGHVIIAINPGVVAGDAYLDHLERLALAIESEAGARLPGTRRLANRERAAREGVILTTGVQRALAQMGFADAAA from the coding sequence ATGGAAGGCTCGGTCGCACGGGTGGCGTTCCATTCCCGCCCTCTCTCGCTTGACGCTGCCCGCGCCTATGCGGCGCGGGTGCTTGAGCGCTTCGGCGCCGCTCCCGGCAATGCCGAAGTGACCGCCGACGCGCTGGTGCGGGCCGAGGCGGACGGCCTCGCCACCCACGGCCTGACCCGGCTGCCGAGCTACAGCGCCATGGTCGCTGCCGGCAAGATCGACGGCCATGCGGTGCCGCGCCTGCGTGCCGTCGCGCCGGCCGTGCTGGCGGTGGATGCGGCCAATGGCTTTGCCTATCCCGCCCTTGCCCATGGCTTGCCCGAATTGGCGGCGATGGCGCGGGCGAGTGGGGTGGCGCTGATGGCGGTGCGACGTTCCAGCCATTTCGGCGTCGCCGGCCAGCCGGTGGAGACGCTGGCGAATGAGGGGCTGGTCGGACTCGCCTTTTCCAACGCCTCGGCCTCCATCGCCCCCTGGGGCGGAAAGCGGGCGGTGTTCGGCACCAATCCCATCGCCTTCGCCACGCCGCTGAAGGGGCGGGCGCCGACGGTAGTGGACCTTTCCGTCGCCCGTGTGGCGCGCGGCAATCTTCTGGCGGCGGTGCAGCGCGGGGAGGAGAGCATTCCCGAGGGCTGGGCCTTCGACCGTGACGGCAATCCAACCACCGACGCCAAGGCGGGGCTCGCCGGCACCATGGTGCCGATGGGCGACGCCAAGGGCACGGCGCTCGCCTTCGTGATCGAGGTGATGGCGGCGGCGCTCACCGCCTCCACCTTCTCCTTCGACGCGCCGAGCTTCTTCGATGGCGAGGGCCCGCCGGCGGCGGTGGGGCATGTGATCATCGCCATCAACCCCGGCGTGGTCGCGGGCGACGCCTATCTCGACCATCTGGAGCGCCTGGCGCTGGCCATCGAGAGCGAGGCCGGCGCGCGGCTGCCCGGCACGAGGCGGCTCGCCAACCGGGAGCGCGCGGCACGCGAGGGCGTGATCCTCACGACCGGCGTGCAGCGGGCGCTGGCGCAGATGGGTTTTGCCGACGCGGCGGCGTAG
- a CDS encoding metal ABC transporter permease yields MIYDLLISPFAEFDFMRRALVGVLALGVGAGPIGVLMMLRRMSLAGDAMAHAILPGAAVGFLAAGLNLFAMTVGGLVAGFAVALGAGAVARATQMKEDAALAAFYLISLALGVLLVSLRGSNVDLLHVLFGTVLALDDATLLLIVSISSLTLVALALAWRPLVLESVDPGFLRSVSRAGAPTHLIFLALVVMNLVGGFHALGTLLAVGLMMLPAAAGRFWTRELTALVGVSVLIACGSGVLGLLVSYHYGVPSGPAIILVAGGAYALSVLFGPVGGLAPRFLPQRHLEA; encoded by the coding sequence ATGATCTACGATCTGCTGATCTCTCCGTTTGCCGAGTTCGACTTCATGCGCCGCGCGCTGGTCGGCGTGCTGGCGCTCGGCGTCGGGGCAGGTCCGATCGGCGTGCTGATGATGCTGCGCCGCATGAGTCTCGCCGGCGACGCCATGGCCCACGCCATCCTGCCCGGCGCGGCGGTCGGTTTCCTCGCCGCCGGGCTGAACCTGTTCGCCATGACGGTGGGCGGGCTGGTGGCGGGCTTCGCGGTGGCGCTGGGCGCCGGCGCGGTGGCGCGGGCGACGCAGATGAAGGAGGACGCGGCGCTCGCCGCCTTCTACCTCATCTCGCTGGCGCTTGGCGTGCTGCTCGTGTCGCTGCGCGGCTCCAATGTCGATCTGCTGCATGTGCTGTTCGGCACCGTGCTGGCGCTCGATGACGCGACGCTGCTGCTCATCGTCTCGATTTCCAGCCTCACTCTGGTGGCGCTGGCGCTGGCCTGGCGCCCGCTGGTGCTTGAGAGCGTCGATCCCGGCTTCCTGCGCTCGGTGAGCCGGGCCGGGGCGCCGACCCATCTCATTTTCCTGGCGCTGGTGGTGATGAACCTCGTCGGCGGCTTCCACGCGCTCGGCACGCTGCTCGCGGTCGGGCTGATGATGCTGCCGGCCGCCGCCGGCCGCTTCTGGACCCGCGAGCTGACAGCGCTGGTCGGCGTCTCGGTGCTGATCGCCTGCGGCTCCGGCGTGCTGGGGCTGCTGGTTTCCTATCATTACGGCGTGCCCTCCGGGCCCGCCATCATCCTCGTCGCCGGCGGCGCCTATGCGCTGTCCGTGCTGTTCGGGCCGGTTGGGGGGCTTGCGCCTCGCTTCCTGCCGCAACGCCATCTCGAAGCCTGA
- the aztA gene encoding zinc ABC transporter ATP-binding protein AztA, whose product MGGAAADKVLSFRNLTLGYDRHPAVHHLDGEVVKGDLLAICGPNGAGKSTLLKGIAGVLTPLTGRIEGHVPARDIAYLPQAAEVDRSFPIDVYDLVSMGLWRRAGLFGGISRADRARIEEALAAVGLEGFEARPIGTLSGGQMQRALFARLLLQDARLLLLDEPFTALDAGTVTDLTALVKHWNGEGRTIIAVLHDFELVRGHFPRTLLLAREAVAWGATGEVLTTDNLARARRMCEAWDDDAPACAPSPRTTAAGRAA is encoded by the coding sequence ATGGGCGGCGCAGCGGCTGACAAGGTGCTCTCGTTCCGCAACCTGACCCTCGGCTATGACCGCCACCCGGCGGTGCATCATCTCGACGGCGAGGTGGTGAAGGGCGACCTCCTCGCCATTTGCGGGCCGAACGGGGCGGGCAAGTCGACCCTGCTCAAGGGTATTGCCGGGGTGCTGACGCCGCTCACGGGCCGCATCGAGGGCCATGTGCCCGCGCGCGACATCGCCTATCTGCCGCAGGCAGCGGAGGTCGACCGTTCCTTCCCGATCGACGTGTATGACCTCGTGTCCATGGGGCTGTGGCGGCGGGCCGGCCTGTTCGGCGGCATCAGCCGGGCCGACCGGGCGCGGATCGAGGAGGCTCTGGCCGCCGTCGGGCTTGAAGGCTTCGAGGCGCGGCCCATCGGCACCCTTTCGGGCGGGCAGATGCAGCGCGCGCTGTTTGCCCGGCTGCTGCTGCAGGATGCGCGGCTGCTGCTGCTGGACGAGCCCTTCACCGCGCTCGACGCCGGCACCGTCACCGATCTCACCGCGCTGGTGAAACATTGGAACGGCGAGGGCCGCACCATCATCGCCGTGCTGCACGATTTCGAGCTGGTGCGCGGGCATTTCCCCCGCACGCTGCTGCTTGCCCGCGAGGCCGTCGCCTGGGGCGCCACCGGCGAGGTGCTGACCACGGACAATCTCGCCCGGGCCCGGCGCATGTGCGAGGCGTGGGACGATGATGCGCCCGCCTGCGCCCCATCCCCCAGGACGACTGCGGCGGGGAGGGCGGCATGA
- the ppa gene encoding inorganic diphosphatase: protein MDISRISVGPNPPDEVHAIIEIPAGGAPVKYEIHKDSGALFVDRFLHTPMFYPGNYGFVPNTLGDDGDPIDVIVISPIPLLAGCVIACRPIGVLMMTDEKGGDEKILAVPADSVYPYHSKIKSYADLPELVIEQVAHFFTHYKDLEKGKKVSLAGWEGPERARELILKAIAAYK from the coding sequence ATGGATATTTCGCGCATTTCGGTCGGGCCGAACCCGCCTGACGAAGTCCACGCCATCATCGAAATCCCGGCCGGCGGCGCGCCGGTCAAGTATGAAATCCACAAGGATTCGGGCGCGCTGTTCGTCGACCGCTTCCTGCACACGCCGATGTTCTACCCCGGCAATTACGGCTTCGTGCCGAACACGCTGGGCGATGACGGCGACCCGATCGACGTGATCGTCATCTCGCCGATCCCGCTGCTGGCCGGCTGCGTCATCGCCTGCCGCCCGATCGGCGTGCTGATGATGACCGACGAGAAGGGCGGCGACGAGAAGATCCTCGCCGTACCGGCGGACTCGGTCTATCCCTACCACTCCAAGATCAAGAGCTATGCCGACCTGCCGGAGCTCGTCATCGAGCAGGTGGCCCACTTCTTCACCCACTACAAGGATCTGGAGAAGGGCAAGAAGGTCTCGTTGGCCGGCTGGGAAGGCCCGGAGCGCGCCCGTGAGCTGATCCTCAAGGCGATCGCCGCCTATAAGTGA
- a CDS encoding GTP-binding protein yields the protein MPEAASSKIPVTVLTGYLGAGKTTLLNRILSEPHGKKFAVVVNEFGEIGIDNDLVVGADEEVFEMNNGCICCTVRGDLIRIIDGLLRRKNDFDGIIIETTGLADPAPVAQTFFVDETVGAKTSLDAVVTVADAKWLKDRLKDAPEAKSQIAFADVILLNKTDLVTESELKDVEMRIRAINPFARIHHTQRSEIAIDKVLGQGAFDLDRITAIDPDFLEGGHRHFHDEDMRSYSFATDKPLDPDKFFPWIQDLTQREGINILRSKGILAFKDDPDRFVFQGVHMILDGDHQRPWRADEAKVSRIVFIGRQLDAAALEKGFLSCVA from the coding sequence ATGCCCGAAGCGGCTTCGTCCAAAATTCCCGTCACCGTTCTTACCGGCTATCTCGGCGCCGGCAAGACCACGCTGCTCAACCGTATCCTCTCCGAACCGCACGGCAAGAAATTCGCCGTCGTCGTCAACGAGTTCGGTGAGATCGGCATCGACAATGACCTTGTGGTCGGTGCCGATGAAGAAGTGTTCGAGATGAACAATGGCTGCATCTGCTGCACCGTGCGCGGCGACCTGATCCGCATCATCGACGGCCTTTTGCGCCGCAAGAACGACTTTGACGGCATCATCATCGAGACCACCGGTCTCGCCGACCCCGCGCCGGTGGCACAGACCTTCTTCGTCGACGAGACCGTGGGTGCCAAAACCTCGCTCGACGCGGTGGTGACGGTTGCCGACGCCAAATGGCTGAAGGACCGGCTGAAGGATGCGCCCGAGGCCAAGAGCCAGATCGCCTTCGCCGACGTGATCCTGCTCAACAAGACCGATCTGGTTACCGAGAGCGAGCTGAAGGACGTGGAGATGCGCATCCGCGCCATCAACCCGTTCGCCCGCATCCACCACACGCAGCGTTCCGAGATCGCCATCGACAAGGTGCTGGGGCAGGGGGCGTTCGACCTCGACCGCATCACTGCCATCGACCCGGACTTTCTGGAAGGCGGCCACCGCCACTTCCATGACGAGGACATGCGTTCCTATTCCTTCGCCACCGACAAGCCGCTGGACCCCGACAAATTCTTTCCCTGGATTCAGGATCTGACCCAGCGCGAGGGCATCAACATCCTGCGCTCCAAGGGCATCCTCGCCTTCAAGGATGATCCGGACCGCTTCGTGTTCCAGGGCGTGCACATGATCCTCGACGGCGACCACCAGCGCCCCTGGCGCGCGGACGAGGCGAAGGTGAGCCGCATCGTCTTCATCGGTCGGCAGCTCGATGCCGCGGCGCTGGAAAAGGGTTTTCTCAGCTGCGTGGCGTAG
- a CDS encoding WD40 repeat domain-containing protein, whose amino-acid sequence MTSQSSTPSSLTSKLRRLDLGGAVVGLRFLGPLAAFVLGEGEIVLAGEGETRLAAHKGAVLSVAGDDKRLLTGGDDGRVVATQADGTMQALFEQKGRWIDQVAAGPDGAVAFSAGKTAHFLPVKGERRTHDFPSTVGGLAFAPKGTRLAVAHYGGVSLWFPNAQAKPEFLEWKGSHRGVLWSPDMRFVVTTMQEAALHGWRLSDGGHMRMTGYPSRVTSMAFTAGGKFLATSGSSEAILWPFASKEGPMGKQPSMLAPRDVRVSAVAAHPRDEVIACGYEDGLVLMVRISDGAEILLRAPDGAPATALAWRGDGGALAIGTESGAAGLIVF is encoded by the coding sequence ATGACCTCCCAGTCCTCCACGCCCTCCTCGCTCACCTCGAAGCTCCGCCGGCTCGATCTCGGCGGGGCGGTGGTCGGCCTGCGCTTTCTCGGGCCGCTGGCCGCCTTTGTGCTGGGCGAGGGCGAGATCGTGCTGGCGGGCGAGGGCGAGACGCGCCTCGCCGCGCATAAGGGCGCGGTGCTTTCTGTCGCCGGGGACGACAAGCGGCTGCTCACCGGCGGCGATGACGGGCGCGTGGTGGCGACGCAGGCGGACGGCACGATGCAGGCGCTGTTCGAGCAGAAGGGCCGCTGGATCGACCAGGTCGCGGCCGGGCCGGACGGCGCGGTGGCCTTCTCCGCCGGCAAGACGGCGCATTTCCTCCCGGTGAAGGGCGAGCGCAGGACGCACGACTTTCCGTCCACCGTCGGCGGCCTCGCCTTCGCGCCGAAGGGCACGCGGTTGGCCGTCGCCCATTATGGCGGCGTGTCGCTGTGGTTTCCGAATGCGCAGGCCAAGCCCGAATTCCTGGAATGGAAGGGCTCGCATCGCGGCGTGCTGTGGAGCCCGGACATGCGCTTCGTGGTGACGACGATGCAGGAGGCGGCGCTGCATGGCTGGCGGCTCAGCGATGGCGGGCATATGCGCATGACCGGCTATCCCTCGCGCGTCACCTCCATGGCGTTCACGGCCGGCGGCAAGTTCCTCGCCACGTCCGGCTCCAGCGAGGCGATCCTCTGGCCTTTCGCCAGCAAGGAAGGGCCGATGGGCAAGCAGCCCTCCATGCTGGCCCCGCGCGACGTGCGGGTGTCGGCGGTCGCCGCCCATCCGCGCGACGAGGTGATCGCCTGCGGTTATGAGGACGGGCTGGTGCTGATGGTGCGCATTTCCGACGGCGCGGAAATCCTGCTGCGCGCCCCGGACGGCGCGCCCGCCACCGCCCTGGCTTGGCGCGGGGACGGCGGGGCGCTCGCCATCGGCACGGAGAGCGGCGCGGCCGGCCTCATCGTATTCTGA
- a CDS encoding metal ABC transporter substrate-binding protein, which yields MLTRRLAIAGALALGLSLPFALPAAAQDAKIPVVASFSILGDFVKEVGGDRVSVTTLVGPNGDAHVFQPAPADAKKVAAAQIVFVNGLGFEGWIDRLVKASGTKAEIVVATKGITPREMADEDEDDHAAHDHKDHDHDHAKGEHDHDHAGHDHGGIDPHAWQSVANAEIYVANIRDALIAADPAGKAAYEANASAYTAELQALDAQVKAAMAAIPESRRRIITSHDAFGYFGAAYGIEFIAPQGVSTESEASAKDVARIIRQIKAEKIPAVFMENISDPRLVKRIAKETNAKIGGELFSDALSDDKGPASTYIDMMKNNITQLSSALSS from the coding sequence ATGCTCACCCGTCGCCTTGCTATCGCCGGCGCGCTCGCGCTCGGCCTGTCGCTTCCCTTCGCACTTCCCGCCGCCGCGCAGGACGCCAAGATCCCCGTCGTCGCCTCCTTCTCCATCCTCGGCGACTTCGTGAAAGAAGTCGGTGGTGACCGTGTTTCGGTCACCACCCTCGTTGGGCCCAATGGCGACGCGCATGTGTTCCAGCCGGCGCCAGCCGACGCCAAGAAGGTCGCTGCCGCCCAGATCGTCTTCGTCAACGGCCTCGGTTTCGAGGGCTGGATCGACCGGCTGGTGAAGGCCTCCGGCACCAAGGCGGAGATCGTCGTCGCCACCAAGGGCATCACCCCGCGCGAGATGGCGGACGAGGATGAGGACGACCACGCTGCGCACGACCACAAGGATCACGACCACGACCACGCCAAGGGCGAGCATGACCATGACCATGCCGGGCACGACCATGGCGGCATTGATCCGCATGCCTGGCAGTCGGTGGCCAATGCGGAAATCTATGTCGCCAATATTCGCGACGCGCTGATCGCCGCTGATCCCGCCGGCAAGGCGGCCTATGAGGCCAATGCGAGCGCCTACACCGCCGAGTTGCAGGCGCTCGACGCGCAGGTGAAGGCGGCGATGGCGGCGATTCCCGAAAGCCGGCGTCGCATTATCACCTCGCATGACGCCTTCGGCTATTTCGGCGCCGCCTATGGCATCGAGTTCATCGCGCCGCAGGGCGTATCGACGGAATCGGAAGCGTCCGCCAAGGACGTGGCCCGCATCATCCGCCAGATCAAGGCCGAGAAGATTCCGGCCGTGTTCATGGAGAACATCTCCGATCCGCGGCTCGTCAAGCGCATCGCCAAGGAGACCAATGCGAAGATCGGCGGCGAGCTGTTTTCCGATGCCCTCTCCGATGACAAGGGCCCGGCGAGCACCTACATCGACATGATGAAAAACAACATCACCCAGCTCTCCTCGGCCCTGTCGAGCTGA